One window from the genome of Gadus macrocephalus chromosome 7, ASM3116895v1 encodes:
- the LOC132460795 gene encoding titin-like isoform X19, which translates to MCSKLHSWQPGIKNPYRGVVMWPVPENVDISVTLFKEANAEEFEDKDWTFVIEGESKGHRKVLASADVNMRKFASPTPTQTDLTLKLKPLSVKVVEATLKLSLSCVFLREGKATDEDMQSVASLMSYKPTDVGDMDDFNESDEDEDKKSVTATGWAPPSTQVDKNTNPFAMEATRAGPDPRESEPQRTKADTRAANQSVTQALQPSQTIVEEDEEDPKTSSSGQVVSELIVAPPPPWPFASTESSTPQQPSTNVLAAFITPKKNKEQAASKKHNHKPSEYSKPPLAEPEADFDDIMLDSLTRSGPSGGLFLEEEGSKRDTVKRCPPGTKLKAAEGHPPSETHASQEERRRMQEVQKKKEEEERLKKQKEEDRQRAREQEETEMEEEKKRRTLEEEERRALEGAEERRALEEAEERRALEEKRRVLKEEEKKRALEEEKKRALEEEKKRALEEEKRRALEEEKKRALEAEKRRALEEEKKRALEEEKKRALEEEKKRALEEEKRRALEEEKKRALEEEKRRALEEEKRRALEEEKRRALEEEKRRALEVEKKRALDEEKKRRALEEEEKKRALEEEKNRALEEEKKRALEEEKKRALEEEKRRALDEEKKRRALEEEKKKRALEEEKRRVLKEEEKKRALEEEKKRALEEEKRIALEEEKRRALEEEKRRALEEEKKRRALEEVEKKRALDEEKKRRALEEEEKKRALEEEKKKALEEEKKRALEEEKKKRALEEEKKRRALEEEEKRKALEEEKKRALMEEEKMRELEEEKRRLRAEEDRERSEMERRRKEEERLLQEKQEKQRLKQMEEKKRREEEAARRKRDEERILLEKKEQEECKREKERRVEKDRLLKEMKAEEEEGKRREQEKKKRLLEVEEERKRMEEKRLKEEKEKEEMRGREEKQRLKEEQRKQELERLLKEEKEMEEKRKREGEERISIAKEEEEQQRLLKEEETRTRQKEEKMRLEKQRVEEERKRREEEIKKRILKSEETRKRREEETKKRLVEAEEDRKRMEEKRLKELTEKEERKQERERLLKEEKEREEQERKQREEERRAQEEEKQRLLKEGERRKREEEEKQRLLKEAERMKREEEEKQRLLKEAERMKREEEEKQRLLKEEERMKREEKERLLKEAERMKREEEEEKQRLLKEEERMKREEKEKQRLLKEAERRKREEEEKERLLKEEERMKREEKERLLKEAERRKREEEEKQRLLKEEERIKREEKERLLKEAERRKREEEEKQRLLKEAERMKREEEEKERLLKEEERMKREEKERLLKEAERRKREEEEKERLLKEAERMKREEEEKERLLKEAEMMKREEEEKERLLKEAERRKREEEEKLLKEAERRKREEEEKQRLLKEAERMKREVEEKERLLKEAERMKREEEAKRVEKRRIEEERKRLELKERERIATEEKLLAEQREKEARQVEERQQVKEAKEREDRKAREESKMKEEEQEKKRMAEEERKKEEAEKRIRQEHQEKGRRQRDEDEESKNPPAPLSRVAINRSDEEKEKMRMIAGSKSTPGISKIPNTNTQQAEDKTSNLLPEARPVWAGMDAHERPGPLMHESRGLIATPPIEVLAHCNQLGPTIQPSAHNKPITLDVVSLVPPPEKFVEAEDPLWNALEGRDGITQEHSKPLGRGSPKEDATQRDKVQDLQPITAKEPDAIPSSAKPCPPPVTEPPRGPQAPPAIKPCPPTAAPQNETPTDGVMADPRPSSANQKPAPEKEGPLWAALEEAGDSGGGGGREDGSDAVDGGVDKCVNREEVCEAGQQPEASVGLMSAVVRVFYRGFESVASILHSHDARQPCSSPDGPPALRAPEGHGVALLSISDLPSVSETDTSPLSLPEVDIMPPAAFGDIIKGQPIGGEKQPKVELSLAVNSTGKSPNQGMETSGLVARLRLAASEAEREREEREIEGRKEKEEEGKGEEGERAVFGTKEKMQETEQSQGWLEIGGKERQHMKGGREESQQVRKEEHDEDQTKRGRHRGEEREGGRGKLERQGNEGTMFSSVSLKHNSQSGACPPLKEVEFEEIAHEERLDTDKSKDRSGPKSLTKTDLKDTGSAGKRDQVPEEGKPKVQRPDGASHVSADEACEVPPPKLAKRANSALQAVPVWMREEDSEELEYETGQEDIGTVWSAELYMEGGGVADLSVTQAAPGGSAGPPPTVIPQPLLHGSAVNQPKAFRESVSLKIQALPANRCSPAAPEQEVGAGQTPGVTHGNADKPQTFGQEVGASRTPVISHGNTHKPQRSGQEVGAGRTPGGSHGNADKPQTSGQEVRAGRTPGVSHGNAHKLQKSGQEVGAGRTPGLSHGNADKLRMSGQEDGIIQTGVVSTSVELVDTQAGPMGKDLVPSPVVPWPLPSDTQPTEENAGSKGARMETETPANKAEATDVSYETKLITLEAKADGNQIPEGSLEAKDQALQEEEQLLLAKIQKMTAKTSPFPVSRGKKLLIPDLKDIDGDITDPESQSQTSTGSGSSTFEKAFVDEPSHLIGSCFTVLEEVSLADAREVGIPELREAVREDKEALNREENKPVPTQQPPTFPNGRAKAPEEPCGLQTRPKNLPTGAPGSNREGSFPGAPVTGGGSAMRDPDRTSSVPPPQSGMKRGPSSHGESQQGPAQPGGPVAVGSAARPDPSEGLVSSSQSLLEWCQEMTQGYRGLKITNFSTSWRNGLAFCAILHHSTQR; encoded by the exons ATGTGCTCCAAG CTCCACAGTTGGCAGCCGGGCATCAAGAACCCGTACCGGGGCGTGGTCATGTGGCCGGTCCCTGAGAACGTGGACATCTCTGTGACGCTCTTCAAG GAAGCCAATGCAGAGGAATTTGAGGACAAAGACTGGACCTTTGTTATTGAGGGT gAGAGCAAGGGCCACAGGAAGGTCCTGGCGTCGGCCGACGTCAACATGAGGAAGTTCgccagccccacccccacccagacgGACCTGACACTGAAGCTGAAGCCGCTGTCCGTCAAAGTGGTGGAGGCCACCCTCAAGCTGTCGCTGTCCTGCGTCTTCCTGCGGGAGGGGAAGGCTAC GGACGAGGACATGCAGAGTGTGGCCAGCCTGATGAGCTACAAGCCCACCGACGTCGGCGACATGGACGACTTCAACGAGAGTGATGAAGACGAGGACAAGAAGTCTGTCACTGCTACAG GATGGGCCCCCCCGTCAACCCAAGTGGATAAGAACACGAACCCGTTCGCCATGGAAGCGACCCGCGCTGGCCCGGACCCCAGGGAGTCGGAGCCTCAGCGCACCAAGGCCGACACGAGGGCGGCGAACCAGAGCGTCACGCAGGccctgcagccctcacagaccatagtggaggaggacgaggaggacccAAAGACCAGCAG TTCTGGCCAAGTCGTTTCCGAGCTGAttgtagccccgccccctccctggcCATTCGCCAGCACCGAGAGCTCCACCCCTCAGCAGCCCTCCACCAATGTGCTGGCAGCTTTTattacacccaaaaaaaacaaagaacagGCTGCCTCCAAAAAGCACAACCATAAGCCATCTGAATATTCAAAGCCGCCATTGGCTGAGCCAGAAGCAGACTTTGATGACATCATGTTGGACTCTTTAACCCGGAGTGGGCCGTCAGGAGGCTTGTTCCTGGAAGAGGAGGGCTCTAAACGAGACACGGTCAAAAGGTGTCCTCCAGG tacgAAGCTGAAGGCCGCTGAAGGCCATCCTCCCTCGGAGACTCACGCctcacaggaggagaggaggaggatgcagGAAGTgcagaaaaagaaagaagaggaagaaaggtTGAAAAAACAGAaggaggaagacagacagagggcaagggagcaggaggagacggaaatggaggaggagaagaagaggagaactctggaggaggaggagaggagagctctggagggggcggaggagaggagagctctggaggaggcggaggagaggagagctctggaggagaagaggagagtcctaaaagaggaggagaagaagagagctctagaggaagagaagaagagagctctagaggaagagaagaagagagctctagaggaagagaagaggagagctctagaggaagagaagaagagagctctagaggcagagaagaggagagctctagaggaggagaagaagagagctctagaggaagagaagaagagagctctagaggaagagaagaagagagctctagaggaagagaagaggagagctctagaggaagagaagaagagagctctagaggaagagaagaggagagctctagaggaggagaagaggagagctctagaggaggagaagaggagagctctagaggaggagaagaggagagccctggaggtggagaagaagagagctctagatgaagagaagaagaggagggcactggaggaggaggagaagaagagagctctagaggaggagaagaatagagctctagaggaggagaagaagagagctctagaggaggagaagaagagagctctagaggaggagaagaggagggctctagatgaagagaagaagaggagggcactggaggaggagaagaagaagagagctctagaggaagagaagaggagagtcctaaaagaggaggagaagaagagagctctagaggaagagaagaagagagctctagaggaagagaagaggatagctctagaggaggagaagaggagagctctagaggaagagaagaggagggctctagaggaggagaagaagaggagagctctggaggaggtggagaagaagagagctctagatgaagagaagaagaggagagctctggaggaggaggagaagaagagagctctagaagaggagaagaagaaagctctagaggaggagaagaagagagctctagaggaagagaagaagaagagagctctggaggaggagaagaagaggagagctctagaggaagaggagaagaggaaagcactggaggaggagaagaagagagctctaatggaggaggagaagatgagagaattggaggaggagaaaaggagactGCGGGCAGAGGAGGACCGGGAGcggagtgagatggagagaaggaggaaggaggaggaaaggctCCTTCAGGAAAAACAGGAGAAACAGAGATTGAAGCAAAtggaggaaaagaagaggagggaggaggaggcagcgaggaggaagagggatgaggagaggatCCTCCTAGagaagaaggagcaggaagagtgcaagagagagaaggagaggagagtggaaaAGGACAGATTGCTGAAAGAGATGAAggctgaagaggaggaggggaaaaggagagagcaggagaaaaaaaagcgGCTCCTggaagtagaggaggagaggaagaggatggaggagaaACGCTTAAAagaggaaaaggaaaaggaagagatgagaggaagagaagagaaacaGCGTCTCAAAGAGGAGCAGCGAAAACAGGAGCTGGAGAGGCTTCtgaaagaggagaaagaaatggaggagaaaaggaaaagggagggagaggagagaattaGTATAGcaaaagaggaggaagaacagCAGAGACTGCTAAAGGAAGAGGAGACAAGAACAAGACAAAAGGAAGAGaagatgagattggagaagcagcgtgtggaggaggagagaaaaaggagagaggaggagataaaaAAGAGGATCTTGAAGTCAGAGGAGACgagaaaaaggagagaggaggagacaaaaAAGAGGCttgtggaggcggaggaggacagGAAAAGGATGGAGGAGAAACGCTTGAAAGAATTAACGGAAAAGGAAGAGcgaaaacaagagagagagaggctcttgaaagaggagaaagaaagggaggagcaggaaaggaaacagagagaggaggagagaagagcgcaagaggaggagaagcagagactcctaaaggaaggagagaggaggaagagagaggaggaggagaagcagagactcctaaaggaagcagagaggatgaagagagaggaggaggagaagcagagactcctaaaggaagcagagaggatgaagagagaggaggaggagaagcagagacTCCTAAAGGAagaagagaggatgaagagagaggagaaggagagactcctaaaggaagcagagaggatgaagagagaggaggaggaggagaagcagagacTCCTAAAGGAagaagagaggatgaagagagaggagaaggagaagcagaGACTCCTAAaggaagcagagaggaggaagagagaggaggaggagaaggagagactcctaaaggaagaagagaggatgaagagagaggagaaggagagactcctaaaggaagcagagaggaggaagagagaggaggaggagaagcagagacTCCTAAAGGAAGAAGAgaggataaagagagaggagaaggagagactcctaaaggaagcagagaggaggaagagagaggaggaggagaagcagagactcctaaaggaagcagagaggatgaagagggaggaggaggagaaggagagactcctaaaggaagaagagaggatgaagagagaggagaaggagagactcctgaaggaagcagagaggaggaagagagaggaggaggagaaggagagactcctaaaggaagcagagaggatgaagagagaggaggaggagaaggagagactccTAAAGGAAGCAGAGatgatgaagagagaggaggaggagaaggagagactcctaaaggaagcagagaggaggaagagagaggaggaggagaaactcctaaaggaagcagagaggaggaagagagaggaggaggagaagcagagactcctaaaggaagcagagaggatgaagagagaggtggaggagaaggagagactcctaaaggaagcagagaggatgaagagagaggaggaggcgaagaGAGTAGAGAAGCGACGCatcgaggaggagaggaaacggCTAGAGctgaaagaaagagagcgaatTGCAACAGAGGAGAAACTTCTAGCAgagcagagggagaaggaagcgagacaggtggaggagagacaACAAGTGAAAGAGgcaaaggagagggaggatcgAAAAGCCAGGGAAGAGAGTAAAATGAAAGAAGAGGaacaagagaaaaagagaatggctgaggaggaaaggaagaagGAAGAGGCAGAGAAGAGGATCAGACAGGAGCAtcaggagaaggggaggagacagagggatgaAGATGAGGAGAGTAAGAATCCTCCTGCTCCATTGTCCAGGGTGGCGATCAACAGATCAgatgaagagaaggagaagatgagAATGATAGCTGGATCCAAGTCTACTCCTGGCATCTCAAAAATCCCTAACACCAATACCCAACAGGCTGAGGACAAAACCTCCAATCTGCTTCCTGAAGCCAGACCGGTCTGGGCTGGAATGGACGCCCACGAACG TCCGGGGCCACTGATGCATGAATCGAGAGGCTTGATTGCCACTCCACCAATCGAAGTGCTTGCTCACTGCAACCAATTGGGCCCCACCATTCAGCCCTCTGCTCACAACAAACCAATTACGTTAGACGTGGTGTCCCTGGTCCCGCCCCCTGAGAAGTTTGTGGAAGCAGAGGATCCTCTGTGGAACGCTCTAGAAGGGAGGGACGGTATTACTCAGGAACACTCTAAACCCCTTGGCAGAGG CTCGCCGAAGGAAGACGCCACCCAAAGGGACAAAGTACAGgaccttcagccaatcacagcgaaGGAGCCCGATGCCATCCCTTCCTCTGCTAAACCCTGCCCCCCGCCGGTCACAGAGCCCCCCAGGGGGCCCCAGGCCCCCCCGGCCATCAAACCCTGCCCCCCAACCGCCGCTCCGCAGAACGAGACGCCGACGGACGGCGTCATGGCGGACCCTCGGCcgtcctcagccaatcagaagcctgCACCTGAAAAGGAGGGGCCTCTGTGGGCGGccctggaggaggcgggggactccggggggggaggggggagagaggacgggagTGATGCTGTTGACGGAGG CGTCGATAAGTgtgtgaacagagaggaggtgtgtgaggcAGGCCAGCAGCCTGAGGCGTCAGTAGGCCTCATGTCTGCGGTAGTCAGGGTGTTTTACAGAGG CTTTGAGTCAGTGGCCTCCATCCTCCACTCCCATGACGCACGTCAGCCGTGCTCCTCTCCAGACGGGCCCCCGGCCCTCAGGGCCCCGGAGGGCCACGGCGTCGCCCTCTTATCCATTTCAGACCTTCCTAGTGTCTCTGAGACGGACACGAGTCCACTTTCTCTCCCTGAGGTGGACATTATGCCCCCGGCTGCTTTTGGGGACATCATAAAGGGACAACCAATTGGTGGAGAGAAGCAACCCAAGGTTGAACTGTCGTTGGCTGTTAATAGTACAGGGAAGTCACCCAATCAGGGGATGGAGACTTCTGGTCTGGTGGCCCGTCTGAGGCTGGCTGCCAGcgaggcagagcgggagagggaggaaagggaaatagaggggaggaaagagaaggaagaagaaggaaagggagaagagggggagagggcagtTTTCGGGACGAAAGAGAAAATGCAAGAAACTGAACAGAGCCAGGGATGGCTAGAAATAGGAGGCAAAGAGAGGCAACATATGAAAGGAGGCCGAGAGGAAAGTCAGCAGGTGAGGAAAGAGGAGCATGATGAGGATCAGACAAAGAGAGGAAGacacaggggggaggagagggaggggggaagggggaagttGGAGAGACAGGGAAATGAAGGGACAATGTTTTCATCTGTGTCTCTCAAGCACAACAGCCAATCAGGTGCTTGTCCTCCACTTAAAGAGGTGGAGTTTGAGGAAATAGCACATGAGGAAAGGCTTGACACAGACAAATCCAAAGACAGATCTGGTCCCAAGTCATTGACCAAGACTGATCTGAAAGACACAGGTTCAGCTGGTAAGAGAGATCAGGTCCCAGAGGAAGGCAAGCCCAAAGTTCAGCGGCCCGATGGAGCCTCTCACGTCTCCGCGGATGAAGCATGCGAAGTCCCTCCTCCAAAACTGGCAAAAAGAGCGAATTCAGCGCTGCAAGCCGTCCCCGTgtggatgagagaggaggacagcgaGGAGCTGGAGTACGAGACGGGACAGGAGGACATCGGCACCGTCTGGTCAGCTGAGCTGtacatggagggaggggg cGTGGCGGATCTGTCCGTGACCCAGGCTGCACCAGGTGGTTCTGCCGGGCCTCCTCCCACGGTCATCCCACAACCTCTGCTCCACGGCTCAGCTGTCAATCAACCAAAGGCATTCAGGGAATCTGTCTCTTTGAAGATTCAGGCTCTGCCGGCCAATCGGTGCTCCCCGGCCGCGCCAGAACAGGAAGTAGGAGCTGGTCAGACACCGGGCGTCACCCACGGTAACGCTGACAAGCCACAGACGTTTGGACAGGAAGTAGGAGCTAGTCGGACACCGGTCATCTCCCACGGTAACACTCATAAGCCGCAGAGGTCGGGACAGGAGGTAGGAGCTGGTCGGACACCGGGCGGCTCACACGGTAACGCTGACAAGCCACAGACGTCGGGACAGGAAGTAAGAGCTGGTCGGACACCGGGCGTCTCCCACGGTAACGCTCACAAACTGCAGAAGTCGGGACAGGAAGTAGGAGCTGGTCGGACACCGGGCCTCTCCCACGGTAACGCTGACAAGCTGCGGATGTCGGGACAGGAAGATGGCATAATTCAAACGGGCGTGGTTTCCACTTCCGTTGAGTTGGTGGACACGCAGGCCGGTCCGATGGGAAAGGACCTGGTCCCATCGCCTGTAGTaccctggcccctcccctcaGATACACAACCCACCGAGGAGAACGCCGGCTCAAAGGGTGCCAGGATGGAAACGGAGACACCTGCCAACAAGGCAGAAGCGACTGACGTGTCTTACGAGACCAAACTTATTACCCTTGAAGCAAAGGCTGACGGGAACCAAATCCCTGAGGGGAGCCTTGAGGCCAAAGACCAGGCACTCCAGGAAGAAGAACAGCTCCTATTGGCTAAGATCCAGAAGATGACAGCCAAAACATCACCTTTCCCAGTGTCTCGAGGCAAAAAGCTCCTCATACCCGACCTCAAAGATATCGACGGTGACATCACAGACCCTGAGAGCCAATCCCAAACCAGCACTGGCTCTGGAAGCTCCACTTTCGAAAAAGCTTTTGTCGACGAGCCGTCGCATTTGATTGGTTCATGCTTCACCGTGCTTGAGGAAGTTTCATTGGCTGATGCTAGAGAGGTAGGGATCCCAGAACTAAGAGAGGCAGTCCGAGAAGATAAGGAGGCATTGAACCGGGAAGAAAACAAACCAGT GCCCACCCAGCAGCCCCCCACCTTTCCAAACGGCAGAGCGAAGGCACCTGAGGAGCCATGCGGGCTTCAGACTCGACCTAAGAACCTGCCCACCGGCGCTCCGGGATCCAATCGGGAGGGTTCCTTTCCCGGCGCTCCAGTTACCGGGGGGGGGTCAGCGATGCGTGACCCAGACAGAACCTCTTccgttcctcctcctcaaaGCGGAATGAAGAGGGGCCCTTCCTCCCACGGGGAGTCACAGCAAGGCCCCGCTCAGCCTGGAGGACCGGTGGCAGTGGGGTCCGCCGCCAGGCCGGACCCTTCAGAG ggGCTGGTGAGCTCCAGTCAGTCTCTGCTAGAGTGGTGTCAAGAGATGACCCAGGGCTACCGGGGGTTAAAGATCACCAACTTCAGCACCTCCTGGAGGAACGGGTTGGCCTTCTGTGCCATCCTGCATCACTCCACCCAGAGATGa